From Cygnus atratus isolate AKBS03 ecotype Queensland, Australia chromosome 1, CAtr_DNAZoo_HiC_assembly, whole genome shotgun sequence, the proteins below share one genomic window:
- the LOC118245030 gene encoding phospholipase A2-like: MGSLLLLLLLQAVWKGALGKSHSLHTRGIIELAGAITCGTGRSPLAYIGYGCYCGLGGQGWPKDKTDWCCHRHDCCYDKAEREGCSPKVQRYQWECKEKAVQCDKVTDRCEKMVCQCDQEAAKCWGEAPYNPLFILWPNFLCGQTHPTCHFSCGGEK; this comes from the exons ATgggctcgctgctgctgctgctgctgctgcaggcag TTTGGAAAGGCGCACTGGGAAAATCCCATTCGCTGCACACCCGAGGAATCATTGAACTGGCAGGAGCTATCACATGTGGCACGGGGCGGTCTCCCTTGGCATATATTGGCTATGGGTGCTACTGCGGACTGGGAGGACAAGGCTGGCCTAAAGATAAAACAGACTG GTGCTGCCACAGGCACGACTGCTGCTACGACAAGGCGGAGAGAGagggctgcagccccaaggTGCAGAGATACCAGTGGGAGTGCAAGGAGAAGGCCGTGCAGTGCG ataaAGTGACAGACCGATGTGAAAAAATGGTGTGCCAGTGCGACCAAGAAGCAGCCAAGTGCTGGGGAGAAGCCCCTTACAACCCACTCTTCATCCTCTGGCCAAACTTTCTGTGTGGACAGACTCATCCCACCTGCCACTTCAGCTGCGGGGGGGAAAAGTAG